The Trichoderma breve strain T069 chromosome 2, whole genome shotgun sequence DNA segment CCTAAGATACCAATGCATATATAACGTTTACCATCATTGACATTTAATTCTTGAAAGCTTTCGTTCCGGCAGTCTCTTTATCACCGAACCAATCCCAGATATCTTGGAGTAAAAGATCAGGCACCTCGTAGGCGGCAAAGTGACCGCCATGGGTGTGCACATTCCGCCTTATAACGTTTCCTCCACGCTTGGCCCATTCCAATGGCATTCGATAAGTGATATCATAAGGAAATTGACTGATCGCCGCTGGCACTTCCACAAGTGGGAGAGTGCCAAAGTCAGCCGCTTCCAAAGCCCCGTCATTGGCAACCTCTTTGTAGAAACGCATACCGCCATAAGGTCCTTGTATATAATACATCATTGACCAGGTGACAATCTCTTCGGGGGTCCAAGATTTGACTGTTGGGTCAATGACCTCATTCATCAACGCAAAGATCCACATCGCATAGCCCAGCGGAGAGTCTGACATAGCAAAGGCTGCTGTAAGAGGCTGCGTTTCTTGCATGACACGATATCCAGATGCCTGATTGATATATGTTTCCAAAATGTTAATGTAGGCGACCTCATCCGGAGTTGATAACCCCTCCGCAAGCCTGCGGATGTCATTTTCTCCTGGCTGGATGATCCAAAAATTGCTAAGCACGGAGACGACATTCTTTGGGAAAAGATGGGCCTGGAAACGAAGAATAACACCTCCAAAATCTCCGCCCTGGATGACATATTTCTGGTAACCCAGTTGATTCATTAATGCGTTAAAAGCATGAGAAGTTTCGACCGGACCAAACCCCGGGCGCTGAGGTGCCGGAGAAAATCCAAATCCAGGTATTGACGGAGCGACTACATGAAACGCCGGCACAGATCTGTTAGGAGGGTTCGTTAGGTCATCGATGATATTGCTGACTTCCAGAAACGAGCCTGGCCACCcatggatgaagagcaaaGGAATGGCGTCGTCGCGCGGTGAACGGTGGTGAACGAAGTGTAAGGGAACTGGATTCGAGCTGTTTCCGATAATTGGCGCAACAACGGTCGTGAATTGTTTTAACCTTTTCAATTTCCGTTAGTACAGTAATTAAGACAGTCCAACAGCTATTTTAGCTCACTTTCTATTAATAGACGCCTCGGTGGTATTCCAGTCGTATTCATTGACCCAGTAGTCTCGAACGTTGGTGTAATTTTCAGGGCTTGGGCCTTCGCCAATCGCTCCCATGAAGAC contains these protein-coding regions:
- a CDS encoding alpha/beta hydrolase fold domain-containing protein, giving the protein MIALSTITLLSVLCTAVDAFSVPNVNATFNKSPKPFEIRVDRNFIEDTRLRVAHARAPVFMGAIGEGPSPENYTNVRDYWVNEYDWNTTEASINRKLKQFTTVVAPIIGNSSNPVPLHFVHHRSPRDDAIPLLFIHGWPGSSVPAFHVVAPSIPGFGFSPAPQRPGFGPVETSHAFNALMNQLGYQKYVIQGGDFGGVILRFQAHLFPKNVVSVLSNFWIIQPGENDIRRLAEGLSTPDEVAYINILETYINQASGYRVMQETQPLTAAFAMSDSPLGYAMWIFALMNEVIDPTVKSWTPEEIVTWSMMYYIQGPYGGMRFYKEVANDGALEAADFGTLPLVEVPAAISQFPYDITYRMPLEWAKRGGNVIRRNVHTHGGHFAAYEVPDLLLQDIWDWFGDKETAGTKAFKN